The Neobacillus sp. PS3-34 genome has a window encoding:
- a CDS encoding GAF domain-containing protein, which yields MQISARIQNSLKTFKNFDDAAESILQMMSKIIDINTLFIAKNDKSTNQIVKVWNHGKKLLEEGDALPFEETFCKLSVDHGREILIIPDINKSDLTVSLNVTKGLGSGCFIGIPIYYGDGENYGTICGLDTKSFEFTEKHIELFETMSSLLTYVLELDNANKEIQSLSAPFVPITKGVAILPIIGIINELRAENIIFLALTKSQELSLEYLVIDLSGILKINNLVSASLLKIVNLLELIGVTPILTGLHPDLAIKAIQTNVNLQKVSIEANLERALNKIGFILEKRNS from the coding sequence ATGCAAATCTCAGCGAGAATTCAAAACTCATTAAAAACATTTAAGAATTTCGACGATGCAGCAGAAAGCATCCTTCAAATGATGAGCAAAATCATCGATATTAATACGCTGTTCATTGCGAAGAATGATAAGAGTACAAATCAAATTGTTAAAGTTTGGAATCATGGTAAAAAACTTCTTGAAGAAGGAGATGCTCTCCCTTTTGAAGAAACCTTTTGTAAATTAAGCGTCGATCACGGCCGCGAAATCCTTATAATTCCTGATATAAATAAGAGCGATTTAACTGTGTCTCTTAACGTTACAAAAGGTCTGGGCAGTGGCTGTTTTATCGGAATTCCTATTTATTATGGTGATGGAGAAAATTATGGGACCATATGCGGGTTAGATACTAAATCTTTTGAATTTACAGAAAAACATATCGAACTATTTGAAACGATGAGTTCGTTACTTACCTATGTTTTGGAATTGGATAATGCAAATAAAGAAATTCAAAGTCTTTCAGCTCCATTTGTCCCAATTACGAAAGGAGTCGCTATACTTCCTATCATTGGGATAATTAATGAACTCCGCGCAGAAAATATTATTTTTCTGGCACTTACAAAAAGCCAGGAATTGTCACTCGAATATTTAGTGATTGATTTATCCGGCATATTGAAAATCAACAATCTAGTTAGCGCCTCATTGTTGAAGATTGTAAATTTATTAGAATTAATTGGAGTAACACCTATTTTAACCGGTTTGCACCCTGATTTAGCCATCAAAGCGATACAAACAAATGTAAACCTGCAAAAGGTAAGCATAGAAGCTAATCTTGAAAGGGCATTAAATAAGATTGGTTTTATTTTAGAAAAGAGAAACAGTTAA
- a CDS encoding DUF3231 family protein, which produces MDKESLKLTSSEIGTLWGQYINGTLVDTVNRYMVSIIEDESIKSLFKEAIEIFSRQKKQLVSFFEKDGFPVPIGFNESDLYKGADRLYTDIFCLNYLHIMTMHGLLGHTTCLSVSVRKDLRDFYDSCDNDGKKMYHQTIELLIEKGKFQRDPYFYPTEKPEYISSKDFIDGYFGKGRRLSATEIISISFNLKKNIMAKTLTIGFSQVAQSKEVRQFFSDKEETTDEHIQEFSKIMHNDNLPVPMSLETEVTISTVPPFSDKLMMYHVGFLFQTAQVFHGTGLASAMRMDLVASFEKIILKNLLSTKQWFDIMVKNKWLEQPPLAPNRKEISNTD; this is translated from the coding sequence ATGGATAAAGAGAGTTTAAAACTTACTTCTTCTGAAATAGGAACTTTATGGGGCCAATATATTAACGGAACATTGGTCGATACGGTAAACAGATATATGGTATCGATTATTGAGGATGAATCAATAAAATCACTTTTTAAAGAAGCAATAGAGATCTTCAGCAGGCAAAAAAAACAGCTTGTTTCTTTCTTCGAAAAGGATGGTTTCCCTGTTCCAATTGGATTCAACGAATCAGATTTATATAAAGGTGCAGATAGATTATATACCGATATTTTTTGTTTGAACTATTTACATATCATGACCATGCACGGCTTACTTGGCCATACAACATGCTTAAGTGTGTCTGTCAGAAAAGACTTACGTGATTTTTACGATTCATGTGATAATGATGGAAAGAAGATGTACCATCAAACCATTGAATTATTAATTGAAAAAGGTAAATTTCAAAGAGATCCTTATTTCTATCCAACAGAAAAACCTGAATATATCTCGAGCAAGGATTTTATAGACGGATATTTTGGGAAAGGCAGACGGTTATCCGCAACTGAAATTATTAGTATTTCTTTTAACCTTAAAAAGAATATTATGGCTAAAACACTTACAATCGGCTTTAGCCAGGTAGCTCAATCAAAAGAAGTAAGACAGTTTTTTAGTGACAAAGAGGAAACGACAGATGAACATATTCAGGAGTTTTCAAAAATTATGCACAATGACAATCTGCCAGTCCCTATGTCGCTCGAAACGGAAGTGACGATTTCAACTGTCCCGCCATTTTCAGATAAACTTATGATGTACCATGTTGGGTTCCTGTTTCAGACAGCGCAGGTCTTCCATGGAACTGGTTTAGCATCAGCCATGCGAATGGATCTGGTAGCTTCATTTGAAAAAATCATCCTAAAAAATTTACTGTCAACGAAACAATGGTTTGATATCATGGTCAAAAACAAATGGCTCGAACAGCCGCCGCTTGCCCCTAACAGAAAAGAAATATCTAATACGGATTAA
- a CDS encoding FtsW/RodA/SpoVE family cell cycle protein, which translates to MMNKIEFLNAVNKNIRSREAREKVSKELEQHIKQTTDELQNQGIPLTEAELKAVEQMGSPLTLGAKFNQLYKPKMDWVLAILFLVALGLGVLPLIVLGNSFHHLKWGSKIAGMIAGIVIVFGLQLVNYKSWEKRGMYFYIFATTVLLIALNAQHFFPFMLYINGRPYFKFGPFLTDASIVLPIYLVAWSSFFVNSKIKLWMLGILFFPSLILLLNTSNLTIVGIYVVMVMVMFWFSGRSHILRTSLVMAIIGAGALFFIWSNSHELQKRFSAFLFPYNDPNSAGFMAIRAKDILSEAKWGFQAIPKDGLLIPGSHADLVLLSLTYSLGWGFSLILLALLSVIIIKMALTSANITTLFGKLLVIGGMTIYAVQLLYNVGMIFGLFPIAGMSLPFISYGTIPILINSIVIGLSLSIYRRKAFV; encoded by the coding sequence ATGATGAATAAAATAGAATTTTTGAATGCCGTCAATAAAAATATCCGCTCCAGGGAAGCAAGAGAAAAGGTGTCAAAAGAGCTCGAACAGCATATCAAACAAACAACGGATGAGCTGCAGAATCAAGGGATTCCTCTTACCGAAGCCGAACTAAAAGCGGTGGAACAGATGGGAAGCCCGCTTACACTAGGTGCAAAATTCAACCAGCTATATAAACCTAAAATGGATTGGGTCCTTGCTATTCTTTTCTTGGTAGCTTTAGGTCTGGGAGTTTTGCCGCTTATAGTTTTGGGGAATAGCTTTCACCATTTAAAATGGGGTTCGAAAATTGCCGGAATGATTGCTGGAATTGTGATTGTCTTTGGCCTGCAGCTGGTGAATTATAAAAGCTGGGAAAAACGGGGAATGTATTTTTACATTTTCGCAACTACTGTGTTGCTGATAGCTTTAAACGCACAGCACTTCTTTCCTTTTATGCTTTACATTAACGGGCGGCCATATTTTAAATTTGGGCCATTTTTAACAGATGCCAGCATTGTTCTTCCTATTTATTTGGTAGCCTGGTCATCCTTTTTTGTAAACAGTAAAATAAAGCTATGGATGCTCGGAATTTTATTCTTCCCTTCACTAATTTTATTATTGAATACCTCAAATCTCACAATCGTTGGTATTTATGTGGTAATGGTTATGGTTATGTTCTGGTTCAGCGGCCGCTCCCATATTTTAAGAACTTCCTTGGTAATGGCTATAATTGGAGCAGGAGCACTATTTTTCATCTGGTCCAATTCTCATGAACTTCAAAAACGATTTTCTGCTTTTCTTTTTCCTTATAATGATCCTAATTCAGCTGGATTTATGGCAATCCGGGCCAAAGATATTCTAAGTGAGGCAAAATGGGGATTCCAGGCAATCCCAAAAGATGGTCTGCTTATCCCGGGATCACATGCAGATTTAGTGCTTTTATCGCTAACTTATTCACTAGGCTGGGGATTTTCCTTGATCCTGCTGGCGTTATTATCAGTTATTATCATAAAAATGGCATTAACTTCAGCAAATATAACCACCCTTTTTGGGAAATTGCTGGTTATCGGGGGGATGACCATCTATGCAGTCCAATTGTTATATAACGTTGGGATGATATTCGGTCTATTCCCTATTGCCGGTATGTCCCTTCCGTTCATCAGTTACGGCACCATTCCTATTCTCATCAATAGCATCGTCATTGGATTATCTCTCAGTATATATCGCCGTAAGGCATTCGTTTGA
- a CDS encoding PadR family transcriptional regulator → MENRLKKLKQSMKSTVFQDLTFNEKQKEAIRKNVKQENYLENIMQLLVTERTGMDLIKLLRARRITRFEEQEGFIYTILHELEQEGLLTHRWDESEYKFYILNRKGLKLLRKMEKSSLEILPLLQRLVLGEGS, encoded by the coding sequence ATGGAAAATAGGCTTAAAAAACTAAAACAATCAATGAAAAGCACAGTTTTTCAGGACCTGACCTTTAATGAAAAACAAAAGGAAGCCATCAGGAAAAACGTAAAACAAGAGAATTATCTTGAAAACATCATGCAGCTTCTTGTAACTGAAAGAACTGGCATGGATTTGATTAAGCTTTTACGGGCACGAAGAATAACGAGATTCGAAGAACAGGAAGGCTTCATTTATACTATCCTTCACGAGCTCGAGCAGGAAGGACTGTTAACACATCGATGGGATGAAAGTGAATACAAATTCTATATTTTGAATCGTAAGGGATTAAAACTGCTTAGGAAAATGGAAAAATCTAGCCTTGAGATTTTACCTCTCCTTCAAAGGCTAGTATTAGGTGAAGGCTCATGA
- a CDS encoding sigma-70 family RNA polymerase sigma factor encodes MEDFVAEMLDMEDTEGLLNEIMDRYGQDVLQLVFSYVKNKALAEDLTQDIFVKCYKSLHTYKRNAKMKTWILKIASNHCKDYLRSWYYRKVQVTEKIADFTGSVQQDAEQALLEQEAESTLSLALLAIPIKYREVIYLFYFEELTLKEMESVIAVNQNTIKSRLKRARVLLKNELERCENGK; translated from the coding sequence CTGGAAGATTTCGTTGCAGAAATGCTAGACATGGAAGACACCGAAGGATTGCTAAATGAAATTATGGACAGATACGGCCAGGACGTTTTGCAGCTTGTTTTTTCTTATGTGAAAAACAAAGCGCTTGCCGAGGATTTGACACAGGATATTTTTGTAAAATGCTACAAATCCCTCCATACATATAAACGCAATGCGAAAATGAAAACTTGGATTCTAAAAATTGCTTCAAACCATTGCAAGGATTATTTACGAAGCTGGTATTACAGGAAGGTGCAGGTCACTGAAAAAATAGCCGATTTTACAGGTTCTGTTCAGCAAGATGCAGAACAGGCACTACTGGAACAAGAAGCTGAAAGCACCCTCTCTCTTGCATTGCTGGCAATCCCGATAAAATACCGCGAAGTTATTTACCTATTCTACTTTGAGGAATTGACGTTGAAGGAAATGGAGTCGGTTATAGCTGTTAATCAAAATACGATTAAATCCAGATTAAAGCGTGCCAGGGTATTATTAAAAAATGAACTTGAGAGGTGCGAAAATGGAAAATAG
- a CDS encoding GNAT family N-acetyltransferase, which translates to MEFKTIEEWDEKLWKQAKVVYDQAFAGKGAKPEKVIRNMFQKGICQLHIAFIKDEAAAMALTGNGEGSCVLLIDYLAVLETCQQKGMGRDLVEYIAAWSLDGNKYDSMLIEVEAEDTPENNARIHFWEKCGFTITEYVHQYIWVPEPYRAMFRKLVTASELPESGEELFKYINQFHNQSFKGK; encoded by the coding sequence GTGGAATTTAAGACCATTGAGGAATGGGACGAAAAATTATGGAAACAGGCTAAAGTAGTATATGATCAAGCCTTTGCGGGGAAAGGCGCCAAGCCGGAGAAAGTGATTCGAAATATGTTTCAAAAGGGGATTTGCCAACTTCATATAGCATTTATTAAAGATGAGGCGGCTGCGATGGCTTTGACTGGCAACGGGGAAGGTAGTTGTGTCCTATTAATTGATTATCTCGCCGTCCTAGAAACATGTCAGCAAAAGGGGATGGGACGGGACCTGGTTGAATATATAGCAGCATGGTCACTCGATGGAAATAAATACGACAGCATGCTGATCGAGGTGGAAGCTGAGGACACCCCTGAAAATAATGCACGAATTCATTTTTGGGAAAAGTGCGGCTTTACCATAACCGAATATGTCCATCAGTACATATGGGTACCTGAACCGTATCGGGCAATGTTTAGAAAACTGGTTACAGCATCAGAATTGCCGGAGAGCGGGGAAGAATTGTTCAAGTATATAAACCAATTTCACAATCAGTCATTTAAAGGAAAATAA
- a CDS encoding M50 family metallopeptidase: MKAFTDKISGKSFLFLILAVILTQIPILGSYVSVINTVIHESGHAFIALLGGDVERISLFMNTEGVTYSRQSTWAGSFFTSMAGYVFSSFMAFLSFLLIGKKQYKILIVILLGFIVLNLVFWVRNIYGLFWLISFGAAFLFLLAKGSQSFVNNVLLLIASVLLVDSVKSAFDIMYISLITPKSAGDAANLAILTGIIPVQVWGILFFIQAIWFSYIGLKKGIFKLGK, translated from the coding sequence TTGAAAGCTTTTACTGATAAAATTAGCGGGAAAAGTTTCTTGTTTTTAATCTTGGCGGTCATATTGACGCAGATACCCATCCTTGGGAGCTATGTTAGCGTAATTAATACAGTAATACACGAATCAGGACACGCATTTATTGCTCTCCTAGGCGGGGATGTTGAGCGGATTTCCTTGTTTATGAATACAGAAGGTGTTACCTATAGTCGTCAGTCAACATGGGCAGGCAGCTTTTTCACCAGTATGGCTGGTTATGTTTTTTCGTCATTTATGGCGTTTTTATCCTTTTTGCTGATTGGAAAAAAGCAATATAAAATTCTGATCGTCATTCTCCTTGGATTTATCGTCTTAAACCTCGTTTTCTGGGTGAGGAATATCTATGGATTATTTTGGCTCATTTCATTTGGCGCCGCATTTTTATTTTTACTGGCCAAAGGAAGCCAGTCATTCGTCAATAATGTCTTACTCTTGATTGCATCCGTATTGCTCGTGGATTCGGTAAAAAGCGCCTTTGATATTATGTATATCAGTCTGATTACTCCAAAATCGGCAGGGGATGCAGCAAACCTTGCGATATTGACCGGAATTATTCCTGTACAGGTATGGGGGATTCTATTTTTTATTCAGGCCATCTGGTTTAGTTATATCGGGTTGAAGAAGGGAATATTTAAATTAGGAAAATAA
- a CDS encoding VanW family protein: MDEIVDKIDKDVYLEPIDAQIDSKGNIKPEMPGHKLNKEILSGQILEYFFEGKPYTIEVPITTLYPRVGSEMLDSVRTMLIGRYTTFFNSNNSERTINISLATNALNNKVVFPGEVFSFNKVVGKRTAVKGYLKAPIIVRGELSEGIGGGICQVSSTLFNAVDNAGLKILQRYSHTKSVTYVPSGRDATVSWYGPDFTFKNIYMQPVLIRAKSLGNMLSVSIYSSESIDLKPRSIPGAPAILPKEIPFKTKKQQKR, encoded by the coding sequence TTGGATGAGATTGTAGACAAAATAGATAAAGATGTTTACCTTGAACCTATAGATGCTCAAATAGATTCAAAAGGCAATATTAAGCCTGAAATGCCTGGCCATAAACTTAATAAGGAGATTCTTTCAGGTCAAATCCTTGAATATTTTTTTGAAGGCAAACCATACACGATTGAAGTGCCCATTACCACTTTATATCCAAGAGTTGGAAGTGAAATGCTGGATTCGGTAAGAACGATGTTGATTGGAAGGTATACAACCTTTTTTAATTCTAATAATAGTGAACGAACAATCAATATTTCATTAGCTACAAATGCACTAAATAATAAGGTTGTATTTCCTGGCGAGGTATTTTCCTTCAATAAAGTCGTTGGAAAACGGACAGCTGTAAAGGGCTACCTTAAAGCACCAATCATTGTGCGTGGTGAACTTTCAGAAGGAATTGGGGGTGGAATCTGCCAGGTTTCCTCTACCCTTTTCAATGCTGTTGACAATGCGGGGCTGAAAATTTTGCAGAGATATTCACATACGAAAAGTGTTACATATGTTCCTTCTGGGAGAGATGCCACTGTCAGCTGGTATGGCCCGGATTTTACCTTTAAAAATATTTACATGCAGCCTGTTCTTATTCGGGCGAAGAGTCTGGGTAACATGCTTTCGGTTTCGATTTATTCATCTGAATCGATAGATTTAAAACCGCGCAGTATTCCAGGCGCACCTGCCATTTTGCCAAAGGAGATCCCTTTTAAAACAAAGAAGCAGCAAAAACGTTAA
- a CDS encoding nuclear transport factor 2 family protein yields MKEIGEKLVQKQLDAYNAQNLEDFVSVYSEDVIVMEFPSNSIITIGMEEMREGYSRLFKENPKNHAELLTRIVKGNRIIDHEFVTGRTNGIDRQAIAIYEIENEKISKVWFL; encoded by the coding sequence ATGAAAGAGATCGGTGAAAAATTGGTACAGAAACAGCTTGATGCATATAATGCACAAAACTTGGAGGATTTCGTTTCAGTTTATAGTGAAGATGTAATAGTGATGGAATTTCCATCCAACTCCATCATCACTATTGGGATGGAGGAAATGAGAGAAGGTTACAGCCGCCTTTTTAAGGAAAATCCGAAAAACCACGCTGAGCTTCTTACAAGGATCGTAAAAGGAAACCGTATCATTGATCATGAATTTGTAACTGGCAGGACAAATGGAATTGACAGACAAGCAATAGCCATTTATGAGATTGAAAATGAAAAAATATCAAAAGTTTGGTTTTTGTAA
- a CDS encoding TetR/AcrR family transcriptional regulator, translated as MPAVSDKYKKEKKALILKNAFECFAEKGFQAATIDDIVTRSGISKGAIYNYFNSKDEIYIELMNQQTEENMERLKTNISSLSCSKEKLDYLFETYSNLNNLPQFQNSTRVHIEFWIYSSRKEDLSELMMSRYQMYTGLFKGIVEEGILNGEFPSDANAEELALVFWGFIDGASIHFLMLGNEHYPYQNVFKTIKKLIYSNLAIKKTP; from the coding sequence ATGCCAGCTGTTTCCGATAAATATAAAAAAGAAAAAAAGGCACTTATTCTTAAAAATGCTTTTGAATGTTTTGCCGAAAAAGGCTTTCAAGCAGCAACTATCGATGATATTGTCACGCGATCCGGCATTAGCAAAGGTGCCATTTATAATTATTTCAACAGTAAAGATGAAATTTATATCGAGCTTATGAATCAGCAAACAGAAGAAAATATGGAGCGTTTAAAAACTAACATCAGCAGTCTATCCTGTTCAAAAGAAAAATTGGATTATCTTTTTGAAACGTACAGCAATTTAAATAACCTTCCTCAGTTCCAAAATTCGACCCGAGTACATATTGAATTTTGGATTTACTCTTCAAGAAAAGAAGATTTATCAGAATTAATGATGTCCCGTTATCAGATGTATACGGGCTTATTTAAAGGAATTGTTGAAGAAGGAATTTTAAATGGCGAGTTCCCTTCCGATGCTAATGCTGAAGAACTGGCACTTGTATTTTGGGGGTTCATAGATGGAGCATCAATCCATTTTTTGATGCTTGGGAACGAACATTATCCGTATCAAAACGTGTTTAAAACCATTAAAAAATTAATTTATTCAAATTTAGCTATTAAAAAAACCCCATGA
- a CDS encoding M42 family metallopeptidase: MESNVIKMFKELTETNGIVGHEKPVREVMKKYLEPLADEITYDHLGSIIAVKKSAEDAPRVMLTSHLDEIGFMVTNITDEGFLKFTGLGGWWEHVMLAQRVNVITRSCDMVEGVIGSKPPHILKAEERKKVVSMNDMFIDIGAESKEEAFSFGVRPGDVIAVICPFTIMKNPKLMMAKAWDNRIGCAIVIEVMKRLKDEQLNCTLFGVGAVQEEVGLRGAKTAANKIQPDISFAIDVGIAGDTPGISKTESNAKIGKGPQIVLYDSSLVSHPGLRNFVTDLADELSIPFQFEALPFGGTDAGATHTAGSGAPSLAITIATRYIHSHAAVLHYDDFENTVNLFVNIFKRLNKETVQNIIF, translated from the coding sequence ATGGAAAGTAACGTAATAAAAATGTTTAAGGAATTAACTGAAACGAATGGTATTGTTGGTCATGAAAAACCGGTGCGTGAAGTGATGAAGAAGTACCTTGAGCCTTTGGCAGACGAAATTACCTATGATCATCTTGGAAGTATCATTGCAGTTAAAAAAAGTGCTGAAGATGCTCCCAGGGTCATGCTCACCTCACATCTTGATGAAATAGGCTTTATGGTAACCAATATTACCGATGAGGGATTTTTGAAGTTCACCGGCCTTGGAGGATGGTGGGAGCATGTAATGCTTGCACAGCGTGTAAATGTCATAACCCGTAGTTGTGATATGGTAGAAGGTGTGATCGGATCTAAACCGCCGCACATTCTAAAAGCGGAGGAAAGAAAAAAGGTAGTCTCGATGAATGATATGTTCATCGATATTGGTGCAGAAAGCAAAGAGGAGGCCTTTTCATTTGGCGTCCGCCCAGGGGATGTAATCGCGGTTATTTGTCCTTTTACCATAATGAAAAATCCAAAGCTAATGATGGCGAAAGCTTGGGATAACCGAATTGGCTGCGCGATTGTCATTGAGGTCATGAAACGGTTAAAAGATGAACAATTAAATTGCACATTATTTGGGGTGGGAGCTGTACAGGAAGAGGTAGGCCTGCGTGGAGCAAAAACGGCTGCAAACAAAATCCAGCCCGATATCTCTTTTGCGATTGATGTCGGGATTGCCGGTGATACACCTGGTATTTCAAAAACAGAATCCAACGCAAAAATTGGAAAGGGCCCTCAAATCGTTCTGTATGACAGCTCATTGGTATCCCATCCTGGCCTTAGGAATTTTGTTACAGATCTAGCAGATGAATTAAGTATCCCATTTCAATTTGAGGCACTGCCTTTCGGTGGAACTGATGCTGGAGCAACACACACTGCTGGAAGCGGGGCGCCATCATTGGCTATTACAATTGCTACCCGTTATATCCACAGCCATGCAGCAGTTCTTCATTACGATGACTTTGAAAATACAGTCAATCTATTTGTAAATATATTTAAGAGGCTTAATAAGGAAACGGTTCAAAATATTATTTTTTAA
- a CDS encoding GNAT family N-acetyltransferase, with translation MDIKFKRLVDCIIQESVNVWNRGFEGYFVPIDMSADMFVQRLINEGLSMEHSIVAFDNEKPVAIVLNGFRTVNEKKISWNGGTGVAMEYRGTGVSKLLMEETIKIYAEESTDVATLEAIKQNEKAIRLYEKYGYKVIGNLVYLSGNPEIQLNNTQTIRSRTIRPEQLPSYAFHSENVPWQCQWQSVKQGEAQVYYNEEDNPIGYSLYRKSWNQEGKLDKVFLFQIELFEEVSESLVGSILSSITGQEGNSVNFITINASENNPVIQYFIKNGFKITTEQVQMVKYL, from the coding sequence ATGGATATCAAATTTAAGAGATTAGTAGATTGCATCATTCAGGAATCAGTTAATGTGTGGAATAGAGGGTTTGAAGGCTATTTTGTTCCAATAGATATGTCTGCTGATATGTTTGTTCAGCGACTGATCAATGAGGGATTGTCAATGGAACATTCTATAGTGGCATTTGACAATGAAAAGCCTGTAGCGATTGTGTTAAACGGATTCCGAACGGTCAATGAAAAAAAGATTTCCTGGAACGGTGGGACAGGAGTAGCGATGGAATACAGGGGAACCGGTGTTTCAAAGCTGTTAATGGAAGAAACAATTAAAATTTATGCTGAAGAAAGTACAGATGTTGCAACTTTAGAGGCAATCAAACAAAACGAAAAAGCAATTCGATTATACGAAAAATACGGCTATAAAGTTATAGGAAATCTTGTTTATCTGAGCGGGAACCCAGAGATTCAATTAAACAACACACAAACGATCCGTTCTCGAACTATCCGGCCAGAGCAGCTACCTTCATATGCGTTTCACTCGGAAAATGTACCATGGCAATGTCAATGGCAAAGCGTAAAACAAGGTGAAGCACAAGTTTATTATAATGAAGAAGATAACCCAATTGGATACTCATTGTATAGAAAGAGCTGGAATCAAGAAGGCAAGCTGGATAAAGTCTTTTTATTTCAAATCGAACTTTTTGAGGAAGTCAGTGAAAGCTTAGTAGGTTCTATCCTATCTTCCATTACTGGCCAAGAAGGGAATTCCGTAAATTTCATTACGATAAATGCTTCAGAAAATAATCCTGTCATTCAATATTTTATAAAGAATGGATTCAAGATAACCACAGAGCAGGTTCAGATGGTGAAATATTTATAG
- a CDS encoding DUF2294 domain-containing protein gives MSKMIQDFNDIIRKLRKNLFGKGPERIHTVFVDNMAISTLYGNLTFTERFIVGEKDGRDMVHAARTRMIQNVYSTNPPEGLEEVVGAKLVHLFSDIKVEEDLAVSVFIFDKKIAIE, from the coding sequence ATGTCAAAAATGATTCAAGACTTTAATGACATTATTAGAAAGCTTCGCAAAAATTTATTTGGAAAAGGACCAGAGCGTATACATACGGTGTTTGTTGACAATATGGCAATATCAACTTTATACGGGAATTTGACATTTACTGAGAGGTTTATCGTTGGGGAGAAGGATGGCAGGGATATGGTCCATGCCGCCAGAACAAGAATGATTCAAAACGTTTATTCGACAAACCCTCCTGAAGGCTTAGAGGAAGTGGTTGGAGCCAAATTGGTTCATTTATTTTCAGATATTAAGGTAGAAGAAGATCTTGCTGTTTCAGTATTTATCTTTGATAAAAAAATAGCAATTGAGTAA
- a CDS encoding formate/nitrite transporter family protein, translated as MAFHKPEKIAELAIESGVNKTRLPFLNLLMLGFLGGAFISLGFLLDIRVIGNLPPQWGSFASLLGGAVFPVGLMLVILAGGELITGNMMSVSIAFYAKKISVKNLFGNWFWVTIANFAGALFIAFFFGHIVGLTETGPFLTKTVAIADTKLHDSFLQTLVSGIGCNWLVCLAIWIALGADDFMGKIMGMWFPIIAFVAIGFQHVVANMFLIPAAIFAGHFTWFDFVGNIIPTFIGNVIGGALFVGFVYFFSYQKQNNNVKVLKKAS; from the coding sequence ATGGCGTTTCACAAGCCGGAAAAAATTGCAGAATTAGCTATAGAATCAGGGGTGAATAAGACAAGACTGCCGTTTCTAAATTTGCTTATGCTTGGTTTCTTAGGCGGTGCATTTATTTCCTTAGGTTTTTTGCTTGATATTCGGGTGATTGGCAATTTGCCGCCGCAATGGGGAAGCTTCGCTAGTTTATTGGGAGGCGCTGTGTTCCCTGTCGGACTCATGTTAGTTATTCTCGCAGGCGGAGAATTAATTACAGGAAATATGATGTCTGTTTCGATCGCATTTTACGCAAAGAAAATATCTGTTAAAAATTTATTTGGTAATTGGTTCTGGGTAACGATTGCTAACTTTGCTGGCGCACTTTTTATTGCTTTTTTCTTCGGACATATTGTTGGCTTAACCGAAACAGGTCCATTTTTGACTAAAACAGTTGCGATTGCCGACACAAAATTACATGATTCGTTTTTACAAACTCTGGTTTCTGGCATTGGCTGTAACTGGCTCGTTTGCCTTGCGATTTGGATTGCTTTGGGTGCTGACGATTTTATGGGAAAAATAATGGGAATGTGGTTTCCTATTATCGCCTTCGTAGCAATTGGTTTTCAGCACGTTGTAGCCAATATGTTCTTAATTCCGGCGGCAATTTTTGCAGGTCACTTTACGTGGTTTGATTTCGTCGGAAACATCATTCCAACCTTTATTGGAAATGTAATTGGAGGAGCATTATTCGTTGGCTTCGTTTACTTTTTCTCTTACCAAAAACAGAATAACAATGTTAAGGTCCTTAAAAAAGCTTCTTAA